A region from the Lytechinus variegatus isolate NC3 chromosome 6, Lvar_3.0, whole genome shotgun sequence genome encodes:
- the LOC121417329 gene encoding diablo homolog, mitochondrial-like, translating to MFARVGCRILLLRKKITFCVYQNACHRWRHGLASSQDTSLQFIYRVFRRAGLVGLGGLCALPVHNVKEDGVKGLPKVNPDALTSTTLIKNAAAMTVDSASALLTQTFVAVIDKYKELAKDIELLMDRVQKHRQAEKLGYHSEELWEEVIEARVNIDDRRHELQDLEAILNSALLTLEAASEAAFQAGNEELAMMGRDRCQYVNTQIALTRAVIQKAETALVKLQAETIKETKTEKEDAAEGADSCK from the exons ATGTTTGCCAGGGTGGGATGCAGGATTCTCCTATTACGAAA GAAAATAACATTCTGCGTGTATCAGAATGCATGCCACCGATGGAGGCATGGACTCGCATCTTCACAAGATACATCACTCCAGTTCATTTACAGAGTGTTCAGACGAGCAGGACTTGTAGGATTGGGAGGATTGTGTGCTCTTCCTGTTCACAATGTAAAGGAGGATGGTGTGAAAGGCTTGCCT AAAGTTAACCCTGATGCTCTGACCAGTACTACCCTTATCAAGAATGCTGCGGCCATGACGGTCGATTCTGCTTCTGCACTTCTAACCCAGACGTTTGTAGCTGTCATCGACAAGTACAAGGAACTTGCTAAG GATATTGAACTTCTGATGGATAGAGTTCAGAAGCATCGGCAAGCTGAGAAGCTTGGCTACCATTCTGAAGAACTGTGGGAAGAGGTCATCGAGGCACGGGTCAACATTGATGATCGCAGGCATGAGCTACAG GACCTTGAAGCTATTTTAAACAGCGCCCTCTTAACCCTGGAGGCAGCATCCGAAGCAGCCTTCCAGGCCGGCAACGAGGAACTAGCCATGATGGGGCGAGACCGATGCCAGTACGTCAACACGCAGATCGCCCTGACTAGAGCCGTCATCCAGAAAGCGGAGACTGCTCTGGTGAAACTGCAAGCGGAAACCATCAAGGAGACCAAAACAGAGAAGGAGGATGCTGCTGAAGGAGCAGATTCCTGTAAATAG